In Puntigrus tetrazona isolate hp1 chromosome 18, ASM1883169v1, whole genome shotgun sequence, one genomic interval encodes:
- the skor1b gene encoding SKI family transcriptional corepressor 1 homolog-B isoform X2 translates to MESIPNQLPAGRDSSCSPNSKQDLQPYSGPTLKPNQVSETSLYGIPIVSLVIDGQERLCLAQISNTLLKNYSYNEIHNRRVALGITCVQCTPVQLEILRRAGAMPISSRRCGMITKREAERLCKSFLGAHSPPKLPENFAFDVSHECAWGSRGNFIPARYNSSRAKCIKCSFCNMYFSPNKFIFHSHRTPESKYTQPDAANFNSWRRHLKLSDKNSPDDVSHAWEDVKAMFNGGSRKRTLPIGGSDSSSSHSSQAPRGQTQGEPSEVPHKTLRCEDDRGNVAMPSSIRSYPVIPVPSKSFGMLQKIPPPLFPHPYGFPAFGLCQKKDDGVVMGEPNKTNLSGVFWPSAKDSAYPSFPMFWPTTGSLAMPTYHHAQPKPPPDVLCARHGELEVSEQSDRSTSTPKDSLLDNERCSSTQSARNEEDKSGDESRSIEGMPATTRKLSYISAFRPVVKDVESIAKLYGNRGPYSAPRPGYMSPDFLSESSSYRSASPDVDSVDDPDVDVESHKAHEDEEECLQLTVDDRRSPHGLAVAQSDGVKGQDQDNSQTHAVSDPHTTNSSETRSSDLESHGNKHSARFEVYARERDEHVHQMSTSYFGSATTYQREPSVKDVHEEEPSSTVEEMEPKNNQDQTGISEERLKEPNDDEESMRKEAGSRISLIEKNIENMAKEELQKQLVEQVELRKKLEREFQNLKDSFQDQMKRELSYREEMVQQLQIVRAHDALHHFSCKMLTPRHCAGTCTFKPPLLPP, encoded by the exons ATGGAATCCATCCCAAATCAGCTGCCGGCCGGAAGAGACTCCAGCTGTTCGCCGAACTCTAAACAAGACTTGCAGCCTTACTCTGGGCCAACACTTAAGCCGAACCAAGTCAGTGAGACCTCTTTATACGGAATACCTATCGTTTCGCTAGTCATAGACGGTCAAGAGAGACTTTGCCTAGCCCAAATATCCAACACCCTCCTGAAGAACTACAGTTACAACGAGATCCACAACCGGCGCGTGGCCCTGGGCATCACGTGCGTGCAGTGCACTCCGGTCCAGCTGGAGATTCTCAGGCGCGCAGGGGCTATGCCTATTTCCTCGAGACGCTGCGGGATGATTACAAAGCGAGAGGCCGAGAGGCTCTGCAAGTCGTTTCTGGGCGCGCACAGCCCGCCGAAATTACCCGAAAATTTCGCCTTTGACGTGTCGCACGAATGCGCGTGGGGCAGCCGGGGCAATTTCATCCCGGCCAGATACAACAGCTCCAGAGCGAAGTGCATAAAGTGTTCCTTCTGCAACATGTACTTCTCTCCAAACAAGTTCATCTTCCACTCGCATCGCACGCCGGAGTCCAAATACACGCAGCCCGACGCGGCGAACTTCAATTCGTGGAGAAGACACTTAAAACTGAGCGATAAAAACTCACCGGACGACGTGTCGCACGCCTGGGAAGACGTCAAAGCCATGTTTAACGGTGGCAGCCGCAAGAGGACGCTGCCAATAGGTGGATCCGATAGTTCTTCCTCGCATAGTTCGCAAGCGCCGAGGGGTCAGACCCAGGGGGAGCCGTCAGAGGTGCCCCACAAAACTCTCCGATGTGAGGACGACAGGGGGAACGTGGCGATGCCGAGCAGCATACGCAGTTACCCCGTTATCCCGGTGCCCAGTAAGAGTTTTGGGATGTTACAGAAAATTCCCCCGCCGCTTTTTCCACATCCATACGGTTTCCCGGCGTTTGGATTGTGTCAGAAGAAGGATGACGGCGTGGTGATGGGAGAGCCGAACAAAACAAACCTGTCAGGCGTGTTCTGGCCGAGCGCGAAGGACAGCGCCTATCCCTCGTTTCCGATGTTTTGGCCTACAACAGGCAGCCTGGCCATGCCAACGTACCACCATGCCCAGCCTAAACCTCCACCCGACGTGCTGTGCGCCAGACACGGCGAGCTAGAGGTGTCAGAACAAAGTGACCGAAGCACGAGCACCCCTAAAGACAGTCTGCTCGATAACGAACGGTGTTCCAGCACTCAGTCCGCCAGAAACGAGGAGGACAAATCTGGGGACGAGAGCAGGTCTATAGAAGGCATGCCGGCCACCACGAGAAAATTAAGCTACATATCTGCATTCAGGCCGGTCGTTAAAGACGTTGAGAGCATCGCAAAACTATACGGAAACAGGGGGCCGTATTCTGCTCCTCGGCCTGGCTATATGTCACCGGATTTCTTGAGCGAAAGTTCTAGTTATAGATCGGCGTCTCCGGACGTGGACAGCGTGGACGATCCGGATGTGGACGTGGAGTCGCATAAAGCGCACGAGGACGAGGAGGAGTGTTTGCAGCTGACGGTAGACGACCGTCGGAGTCCTCACGGTTTGGCCGTAGCGCAGAGCGACGGGGTTAAAGGTCAAGACCAAGACAATAGCCAAACGCACGCCGTGAGTGATCCGCACACGACCAATTCGAGCGAAACGCGCTCGTCCGACTTGGAGAGCCACGGAAATAAACACAGCGCGCGCTTTGAG GTCTATGCGCGTGAAAGAGACGAGCACGTGCATCAGATGAGCACGTCTTATTTTGGTTCAGCGACCACTTACCAACGAGAACCGAGTG TTAAAGACGTGCATGAAGAAGAACCTTCATCCACAGTGGAAGAGATGGAACCCAAAAATAATCAGGATCAAACCGGTATCAGTGAGGAGCGCCTGAAGGAACCAAATGATG ATGAGGAATCAATGCGCAAGGAAGCTGGCAGCAGGATCTCCTTAATTGAGAAAAACATAGAGAACATGGCCAAAG AGGAATTGCAGAAACAGCTTGTGGAACAAGTCGAGCTTAGAAAAAAGCTGGAACGTGAATTCCAGAATCTAAAAG acAGTTTTCAAGACCAAATGAAAAGAGAGCTCTCGTACAGAGAGGAGATGGTGCAGCAGCTCCAGATTGTTCGAG CTCACGACGCACTACACCATTTCTCGTGTAAGATGCTGACTCCCCGTCACTGCGCCGGGACCTGCACCTTCAAACCTCCTCTTCTACCGCCTTGA
- the skor1b gene encoding SKI family transcriptional corepressor 1 homolog-B isoform X1: MESIPNQLPAGRDSSCSPNSKQDLQPYSGPTLKPNQVSETSLYGIPIVSLVIDGQERLCLAQISNTLLKNYSYNEIHNRRVALGITCVQCTPVQLEILRRAGAMPISSRRCGMITKREAERLCKSFLGAHSPPKLPENFAFDVSHECAWGSRGNFIPARYNSSRAKCIKCSFCNMYFSPNKFIFHSHRTPESKYTQPDAANFNSWRRHLKLSDKNSPDDVSHAWEDVKAMFNGGSRKRTLPIGGSDSSSSHSSQAPRGQTQGEPSEVPHKTLRCEDDRGNVAMPSSIRSYPVIPVPSKSFGMLQKIPPPLFPHPYGFPAFGLCQKKDDGVVMGEPNKTNLSGVFWPSAKDSAYPSFPMFWPTTGSLAMPTYHHAQPKPPPDVLCARHGELEVSEQSDRSTSTPKDSLLDNERCSSTQSARNEEDKSGDESRSIEGMPATTRKLSYISAFRPVVKDVESIAKLYGNRGPYSAPRPGYMSPDFLSESSSYRSASPDVDSVDDPDVDVESHKAHEDEEECLQLTVDDRRSPHGLAVAQSDGVKGQDQDNSQTHAVSDPHTTNSSETRSSDLESHGNKHSARFEVYARERDEHVHQMSTSYFGSATTYQREPSVKDVHEEEPSSTVEEMEPKNNQDQTGISEERLKEPNDDEESMRKEAGSRISLIEKNIENMAKEELQKQLVEQVELRKKLEREFQNLKDSFQDQMKRELSYREEMVQQLQIVREAHDALHHFSCKMLTPRHCAGTCTFKPPLLPP; this comes from the exons ATGGAATCCATCCCAAATCAGCTGCCGGCCGGAAGAGACTCCAGCTGTTCGCCGAACTCTAAACAAGACTTGCAGCCTTACTCTGGGCCAACACTTAAGCCGAACCAAGTCAGTGAGACCTCTTTATACGGAATACCTATCGTTTCGCTAGTCATAGACGGTCAAGAGAGACTTTGCCTAGCCCAAATATCCAACACCCTCCTGAAGAACTACAGTTACAACGAGATCCACAACCGGCGCGTGGCCCTGGGCATCACGTGCGTGCAGTGCACTCCGGTCCAGCTGGAGATTCTCAGGCGCGCAGGGGCTATGCCTATTTCCTCGAGACGCTGCGGGATGATTACAAAGCGAGAGGCCGAGAGGCTCTGCAAGTCGTTTCTGGGCGCGCACAGCCCGCCGAAATTACCCGAAAATTTCGCCTTTGACGTGTCGCACGAATGCGCGTGGGGCAGCCGGGGCAATTTCATCCCGGCCAGATACAACAGCTCCAGAGCGAAGTGCATAAAGTGTTCCTTCTGCAACATGTACTTCTCTCCAAACAAGTTCATCTTCCACTCGCATCGCACGCCGGAGTCCAAATACACGCAGCCCGACGCGGCGAACTTCAATTCGTGGAGAAGACACTTAAAACTGAGCGATAAAAACTCACCGGACGACGTGTCGCACGCCTGGGAAGACGTCAAAGCCATGTTTAACGGTGGCAGCCGCAAGAGGACGCTGCCAATAGGTGGATCCGATAGTTCTTCCTCGCATAGTTCGCAAGCGCCGAGGGGTCAGACCCAGGGGGAGCCGTCAGAGGTGCCCCACAAAACTCTCCGATGTGAGGACGACAGGGGGAACGTGGCGATGCCGAGCAGCATACGCAGTTACCCCGTTATCCCGGTGCCCAGTAAGAGTTTTGGGATGTTACAGAAAATTCCCCCGCCGCTTTTTCCACATCCATACGGTTTCCCGGCGTTTGGATTGTGTCAGAAGAAGGATGACGGCGTGGTGATGGGAGAGCCGAACAAAACAAACCTGTCAGGCGTGTTCTGGCCGAGCGCGAAGGACAGCGCCTATCCCTCGTTTCCGATGTTTTGGCCTACAACAGGCAGCCTGGCCATGCCAACGTACCACCATGCCCAGCCTAAACCTCCACCCGACGTGCTGTGCGCCAGACACGGCGAGCTAGAGGTGTCAGAACAAAGTGACCGAAGCACGAGCACCCCTAAAGACAGTCTGCTCGATAACGAACGGTGTTCCAGCACTCAGTCCGCCAGAAACGAGGAGGACAAATCTGGGGACGAGAGCAGGTCTATAGAAGGCATGCCGGCCACCACGAGAAAATTAAGCTACATATCTGCATTCAGGCCGGTCGTTAAAGACGTTGAGAGCATCGCAAAACTATACGGAAACAGGGGGCCGTATTCTGCTCCTCGGCCTGGCTATATGTCACCGGATTTCTTGAGCGAAAGTTCTAGTTATAGATCGGCGTCTCCGGACGTGGACAGCGTGGACGATCCGGATGTGGACGTGGAGTCGCATAAAGCGCACGAGGACGAGGAGGAGTGTTTGCAGCTGACGGTAGACGACCGTCGGAGTCCTCACGGTTTGGCCGTAGCGCAGAGCGACGGGGTTAAAGGTCAAGACCAAGACAATAGCCAAACGCACGCCGTGAGTGATCCGCACACGACCAATTCGAGCGAAACGCGCTCGTCCGACTTGGAGAGCCACGGAAATAAACACAGCGCGCGCTTTGAG GTCTATGCGCGTGAAAGAGACGAGCACGTGCATCAGATGAGCACGTCTTATTTTGGTTCAGCGACCACTTACCAACGAGAACCGAGTG TTAAAGACGTGCATGAAGAAGAACCTTCATCCACAGTGGAAGAGATGGAACCCAAAAATAATCAGGATCAAACCGGTATCAGTGAGGAGCGCCTGAAGGAACCAAATGATG ATGAGGAATCAATGCGCAAGGAAGCTGGCAGCAGGATCTCCTTAATTGAGAAAAACATAGAGAACATGGCCAAAG AGGAATTGCAGAAACAGCTTGTGGAACAAGTCGAGCTTAGAAAAAAGCTGGAACGTGAATTCCAGAATCTAAAAG acAGTTTTCAAGACCAAATGAAAAGAGAGCTCTCGTACAGAGAGGAGATGGTGCAGCAGCTCCAGATTGTTCGAG AAGCTCACGACGCACTACACCATTTCTCGTGTAAGATGCTGACTCCCCGTCACTGCGCCGGGACCTGCACCTTCAAACCTCCTCTTCTACCGCCTTGA